The region TGTGGCTGCTGGCCACCGGATCGCTGCTGGTGCTCACCGCGCTGTATGCGCTGGGCTTCCGACGCCGCAGCTGGGCCAATCTGGACACACTCGAACAGCGCAAATTCGCCTTGTCGCTCGGGGCCGTGGTGCTGGTGGTCGGTATGGTCGCAGGAGTCGTCTCGACGCCCGATCCCGTTCGAAGTTCTGTGTCCGCGGATGCCGAAGGCCTTCGGCCGCGGCCCGATCTTTTCGCCCTGCCGCCGACGACGCCGCCGCCCGGGGCTGTGCTGAACCTGCCGCTGCCGTCGGGTGTGGAGGACGCGATCGACGATTCGACGGACGAGCCGGGCGACGTTGCCGTACTTGCGGATGCTTTGGTGCAGGAGCCGGTTCAGCAGGTGTCCCTTCGAAACAGTCCGTGTGTCAGCGAAGGGGATACGCGCACGGAACGCCAGGTCGAGTACCGCTGCACGCGCAACCCGGCCGGGGATCTCGTATGGCTGGACCGTGCATCCGTATCCCAGCAGGTGCAGGCCGAGCAGGAGGAAAAGGCACGCCAGGCGGAAGGGGAAAGGGGGCGTCAGGCGGAAGCGAACCGACGGGAGCAGGAGGCGCAGCAGCGGGCAGCCGAAGAACGCGCACGTGCTGAAGAAGCCGCCCGGAACCCCCAACCCCTGCCTCAGCCCCCGGTGAATCCGCCGGCCGATTCGCCACTGCCCCCGCCGGTTGAGCCGCCGGTTGAACCGCCGACCGACCCGGGCGGGCCGCCTCCGCAGCCACCGACGGAGCCGCCGACGGAACCTCCCACCGAACCGCCGACCTCCCCGCCCACCTCCCCGCCGAGTCCCGATCCGACGGCACCGCCCCCGGCACCACCCACACCGCCGGGTCCGCCGGAACCGCCGTCGCCGGACCCGGATATTCCGGTCATTCCGCCGGAATTCCCGTTCCCGCCCGATCCGCCGTCGCCGCCGCGGCCAACCCCGCGGCCGTCGTCGTTCGCTCCACCGTCAGACGCACCGGATTCAACCGAGGCGGCCATCGAAGCCGTTCTGCCCGCCGCCCGGTAACCTGGACCGCCTAACGGAACGCGGAAATCCCCGTGATGTGCTGGCCCAGGATCAGGGTGTGCACTTCGTCGGTGCCCTCGTAGGTCCGCACCGATTCGAGGTTGTTCGCATGCCGGAGCGGTGAATAGTCCAAGGTGATGCCGTTGCCGCCCAGGATGGCGCGGGCGTCCCGGCAGATCGCGATCGCCTCGCGCACATTGTTCAGCTTGCCCACGGAAATCTGCACCGGCGCCAGCGTCCCCGCATCCTTGAGCCGGCCGGTGTGGATCGCCAGCAGCACGCCCTTCTGTATTTCCAGCAGCATGTTCACCAGCTTCTCCTGGGTGATCTGGTAGGCGGCCAGCGGCTTGTCGAACTGCAGCCGTTCCAGCGAATACTTCAGCGCCTCCTCGTAGCTGTCCCGGGCCGCGCCCATCGACCCCCAGAGGATTCCGTAGCGGGCCTCGTTCAGGCAGGAGAACGGTCCGCGCAGGCCTTTCGCGCCGGGCAGCAGCGCCGAGCCCGGCAGCCGTACATCCTCCAGGAACACATCGCACTGGATGGAGGCACGCATGGACAGTTTCGGCTCGATCGGCACGGCGGAGAAGCCCGGGGTGTCCGTGGGAACGAGGAAGCCGCGGACGCCGTCGTCGGTCTGCGCCCAGACCACTGCGACGTCGGCAATGGAGGCCAGCCCGATCCACCGCTTGGCGCCGCTCAGGACCCAGCCGTCGCCGTCGTGCACTGCGAAGGTGCTCATGCTGGACGGGTCGGATCCGGCGGTGGGTTCGGTGAGGCCGAAGCAGCCGATCAGTTCGCCGCGGGCCATGCCCGGCAGGTACCGGTTCTTCTGTTCCTCCGAGCCCCATTTATGGATGGCGGTCATGGCCAGCGAGCCCTGCACGGAGACGAAGGTGCGCAGGCCCGAATCGCCGGCCTCCAGTTCCATCGCGGCGATCCCGTATTCGACGGCGGAGCGGCCGGGGCAGCCGTAGCCTTCCAGATGCATGCCGAGCACACCGAGGTCGCCCAGTTCCCGGACGATCTCCACCGGGAAGACGGCGTCTTCGTACCAGTCCTTGATGTTCGGCCGGATGCGTTCGTCCACAAAGGCGCGGACCTTCGCGCGCAGGGCCAGTTCGTCCTCGCTGAGGAGTCCGTCCAGGCCCAAGACGTCCGACGCCGTCCGGAGGGTCTCGAGGTCCGGTGCCGCGGGGTCCGGGGAGGCCGGGGTAGACGGCGTCGTGGGCGTGCTCATGGTTCCTCCTGCGGCCGCAGCTTCGCGGCCCGAACGTGGTGTCTTGCCGGAATCGGCGGCGTGTTGTCCAAGTCACATTACTATTTCGGGCGCAGTACTATTTCCAGCATGACTGAGGCTTATCTGGTGTCCGGCGTCCGCACTCCCGTCGGCCGTTACGGCGGTGCCCTCTCAAGTGTCCGCCCCGACGACCTTGCGGCCCTGGTCTTGCAGGAGGCGGTGGCCCGCGCAGGGGTGAATCCGGCCGACGTCGACGAGGTACTGCTGGGCAACACGAACCAGGCCGGCGAGGACAACCGGAACGTGGCACGGATGGCGGCCCTGCTGGCCGGGTTCCCCGATACCGTGCCGGCGATGACCGTAAACCGGCTCTGCGCCTCCGGGCTCAGCGCGATCATCACGGCCTCGCAGATGATTCGCTCGGGTGCTGCGGACATTGTGGTGGCCGGGGGAGTGGAGTCGATGTCGCGGGCGCCGTGGGTGCTGGCGAAACCGGAGAAGGCCTTCGCCAAGCCGGGGGAGCTGGCTGATTCCGCGATCGGCGCCCGGTTCACCAACCCTCGGTTCTACGACTTGCCCGGCACCACCTACTCCATGCCCGAAACCGCCGAGGAGCTGGCCGCCCGGGATGGGATCTCCCGTGAGGATTCCGACGCCTTCGCGCTGCGCTCGCATCATCGCGCGCTCGCGGCCATTGACGAGGGGCGCTTCACGGACGAGATCGTGCCGGTGGAAACGAAGAAGGGCGTGGTGAAGACCGACGAGGGTCCGCGCCGGGAAACCAGCATGGAGGCGCTGGCGAAGCTGCGGCCCATCGTCCGGTCCGACGGCGTGGTGACCGCCGGGAACTCGAGCTCACTGAACGACGGCGCGTCCGCCGTCGTCGTCGCCAGCGCCAGTGCCGTCCGTCGGCTGGGTCTGAATGCCCGCGCCCGGATTGTCGACGGCGCTTCCGCCGGTGTGGCGCCGGCCGTGATGGGCATCGGGCCGGTGCCGGCGACGCAGAAGGTGCTGGACCGGGCGGGCTGGTCGCTTGGCGACATTGAGGCCGTGGAGCTGAACGAGGCCTTCGCCGCACAGTCGCTGGCGTGCATACGCGCCCTGAACCTGGACGAGTCCATCGTGAACCGCGACGGCGGGGCCATCGCTCTCGGGCATGCGCTGGGGTCGTCCGGGTCCCGGCTTACGGTGACGATGCTGAACCGGATGGAACGTGAGGGGGCGTCGAAGAGTTTGGTGACCATGTGCGTGGGGCTGGGCCAGGGCGTCTCGATGCTGCTGGAGCGGGTTTAGGAAAACAAGCTATTCAAACACAGGGGGATTCATGGGGTTGTTCAGCACTAAACCGATAGTGGAAAAGAAGGAACAGTGGACCTCGGCCCAGCCGCCGCAGGCGGTCCTGGACGCGTTGGCCACGGCCTTCTCCACCCACGGAGAGGAGGTCCGGCGGGGAAAGTCCTCGCTGGAAGTGCACATCGGGTCCAACGCGCTGTACCGGACCTGGGGCAACATGACGGCTGAAGGCCGCGCCAATATGCCCGTCGCACTGACCTTCAACGCGTCCGAATCCGGGACCGGCACCTCCATCGAGGTCCATGCGTTCGACACCTTCGGTTTCCGGATCGGCAGCGGTAAGTCCTTTGGTGTTGCGGAGAGCTTCAACCGGCGGTTGGATGAATTCCTGAGCTACGCAGCAGGGGTGATCGGTAGGGACCGCCCCATCACCGAGCCCGCTCCTGCCCCGCCGCGGATCAACATCTAGGCCGGTGTATCCGCAGCTCCGTCCATCAGCTTGCGAGTGGAAAGGGCTTACCAGCGGACCTTCGGGACTGCACTCTTGGGAATTCCTGTTTTCCAGTTAGGGGGCCCGGGAATTTCGTCGGGATTGGCGAGGAAGTCATTCAATGCCTTCTCCGCCGTGCTCAGGCCGTGTACGAACACCACGGGTTCGCTATTCCCCTGCGGGGCGGTGACCTGGAAGCCGGAACCCGCTCCCGAAGATGACTGATCAACAATCAGTACGGCCCAGGTGTCCTGGTGGTCAACATCGGGATTGCGGTGGCACACCAGGCCCGTGGTGATACTTCCCGAGATTTGCAGGTGCGCAGATCCATGCTCAATCAGCAGCGAGTGCTTCGCCTTCCGGCCGCCGTCCATGGCGTGGAGTTCCGTGACTGCGGCCTGCCAGATTTCGCTGACCGAGTTAAATCCTCGATACCCCAAAAACCACTCTCCGGTGCGGGCATTCTTGCGCATCTCGATCCGCATCTCCTGCAGGCCAATTCCGGTCAGCATGCCGACAATGAGACCTAGATTCCATGCAAGCGCGGGCATGCCGACAATGAAAAAGGATAGACATGAGCCAATCAGGGCGGCGAGGAAAATCCACGGCGACCGGAGTGGAAGCAGCACGACTATGGCACCAAAGAGCAGACCAGCCCCAAGCAAAGGGAAATCAGAGGGCAACTTATCCTGATTTCCATAGACGAACACGTACACAGCACCAGCCAGAGCCATGACGGGAAAGAGGAGCGGCAAAAAGGGAGGCTTACGGGGAGGGCGTACCCCGCCCTTCAAAGCGCCGGGCTGTTGAGACATGAATGAGACCTTTCATAAATCCAGCAAAGAGCGAGGTTGCGGAGCCGATCCTATCCTTGAAAGGGAATAACAATCGAAGGCTTAACGGCATAAATGCCTGATTTTTCCAACGCCTTTCCGGCAGCCTAAAATGCCTCGCGACCAGCCAGACCTATCCCCGCACCAGCCCCAGCATCAGCCGGACAATTTCTTCCCCGGCCAGGATCCCGCGCGCCTCGGTGACCTGAAGGTGCGGATCGAAGTAGCCCGCGTCGTCCAGCTCGCCGTGCGCGGGACGGAACGCGACGTCGGCGCACTCCAGCATCGGCCGGTCCAGAAGGGAATCCCCGGCCGCGATGATGCGGTCCGCACCGATGCGGCGGGCAACCTCGGCAACGGCCTGCTGTTTGGTGACCGGCGTCGGCACGCAGTAGAGCTTGCGGCCCTGCAGCGACACGGTCCAGCCGCGCGCATCGCACCAGTCCTCCAGAGCCAGCAGGAACTCGCCGGGGAGGGCATCCCGGTCCACAATCGCGTACACGAACAGGTCCTCAGCGGAACGAAGCTTCAGAATCCATTCATGGAATTCAGGACGGCCCAGGTAGGCCTCGACCTCGGCCAGCGGCGCGCACCCGGAACCCACCAGGCCGCGCACGGAGGCCTGCCAGTCGGCGTCGGGCTCTCCATGGTGCAGGATGACGCCGCCATTGGTGGTGACGGCATACTCCGGCGTCGGGCCGGGCAGCTGGATGCGGCGGTACTGGGCCACGGTCCGCGTGGTCACGGGGACGAACACGGAGACTTCCGCGGCGGAGACCAGCAGCGCCTCGGCGGCACGGGTCATAAAGGACAGCGGCTTACCCTCATAGACTTCGGCCACCACCATGGCAGGAGCCAGGGCGTCCTCGGTGTTCAGGAACAGCGCGTTGGCGGAGTAGATCAGGGTGCGGTCCAGATCGGACGCGAGCATCGTCTTCACGCGTCGGCTCCCGGAACGGCAGCAGCAACGGCCCGTCCGTCGGCGCCCACGGCGCCGGCAGTGAACCGGGGATGGATCAGGCCCACGCAGCTGAACGGCAGGTCCGGCACTTCTTCCACGGGCACGCCGCGCTGTTCGGCCAGAAGCAGCACATGCGCCACGTCCTCCAGCGCCCCGGGATGCACCAGCACCTTCCACGGCACCCGGCGCAGCAGCACACGGGTGGTCTCGCCGACGCCGGGCTTCACCAGGTTCACGTTGTGGATGCCGTATTCCTCGCTTAGGCGCTCCACTGCCTGCCAGCCCACCCACGTGGGGGTCCGGTCCGCAGCAGCGAGTGACGCCGCAGCAGCCTCCGCTTCGGGGCGTACGTCGTCGAAGTGCCGTTCGATCGCCGTCAGGAAGTCCCGCGACACATCGGCGCCGGCCAGATGCGCGTAGAACTTCGCGCCGTGGAAATCGTCCGGCGCAATCAGGTCCTTGTTGAAGACCGTGCGGGACACCAGCCCGGAGACGGTCGAGTTCAGGCAGGCCGACGGAATCAGGTAATCCTCCCGCGTGCCGAACAGCCCCACGGAGTGGCCGGGATCGGCCAGCACCGCGAGCTCCGGGGAGAACCGCACGCCGTCGGTGGCTTCGAACTTATCCAGCGCCGCGGTCAGCTCGCGTGTGATGGCACCCTTGCCGGTCCAGCCGTCCACGAACAGGATCCGCTCGGGGGAGTACGTCCGCGCCAGATAACGCAGCGCCGTTTCATCCATCCCCACGCCGCGCACAATGCTCATGGTGTAGTGCGGCAGGTCCAGCCCATGCATCCGCTGCGCCCAACGGCGCATGAGGATCCCGATCGGTGTGCCGGCCCGGGCGAGCGACACCAGCACCGGTTCGCGGTTTCGGGCGGCCAGCGCCAGTTCGGTCACGGTGCCGACGGCGGACGCGACCCGGGGCGCGGAACGGCGCAGCGCCTCCTCGTACAGGTCCTGGTACTGGGCCGAGGGCAGGTACTCCATCGGCAGCGACTCCGCGTAGTTCGCCCCGCCGGACTGGATGGCCGCCTCCCGCTCGGCGGTGGGGGCCTCCAGCTTGGCGTCGCGCAGGTCCTTCAGCAGCCAGGTCACGTCCTCGGGCGCGTAGGACCCGAACTCCGGGCCGGTCAGCGGCACGGCCGCGGCAACGGAACCGGTCCAGTCCTCGGGCGCGGGGACATCGGCCGGCAACAGGACAACGACGACGGCGCCGGTCACCGCGCGCAGCGCCTCGGTCACGCTGCCGGGGCCGCTGATGGATGCAGGGTCGGTGCCGGGTTCGGGAAGGAGCACAATGCTGTCGAAGCCGGTGTCCGAGGCGCTGTCGTCGGCAGCTCGGCGGGGTCCGACGTTGTACGCGTGCCGCGGGCCGGGACCGTCCTCGGTGACATCGTGGCTGGCGAAGTCCACGGCATTGGCAATGGCGTAATCCGACCGGTCGATCGGGACGATGGGGGAACGGGTGGTGGTGGAGAACCGGACCGTGGCACCCGGCAGCGCTTCGGCCACGGCGTTGGCGATGGTCAGCGGCACATGGATGAATTCCTCGCAGCCCAGGACCAGCACCGATTCCGCCGAAGCGGGCAGTGCGGCGGAGATGCGGGAGGCAACGAGTGCCAGGCTCTCTGCCGAGACTGCTCCGGGCAGGGCGTCCGGCAGGGTGCCGAGGTATTCGGAGGAGATGCCGGCACGGTTGCCGAAGCGGTCGCTGCGCAGGCTGCGTGCGGCACTGGAGTAATCCAGCACGGTCACCCTACCGGGGTCGGAAACGGCAGCGGACAACGCGGCCGGCTCAGTACCGGCCGGCTCAGCGCCGGCGGGCTCTGCGCAGGCCGGCTCCGGAGGAGCCAATCCGCTAATCAGTTCCTCGGCCCGGGCCAGGATGTCCTCGCCCAGTTCGATGCTGCCCGTCCCCAGCGCGACCACGCGGATGCTGCAGCCCAGCGCGTCCGCGAGCTCGTCGAAACGGGCACGGTCGGCGTCCGAGCGCAGGTCGATCAGCGAGGCCACCACGTAGAGCGGATGCGGTGCGGCGGCATGCAGTTCGGTGATGGTGTTGATGACGGTGGCGCCGGTGCTGAGCTCATCGTCGACCAGCACCACGGGGGTAGGGCTGTTCAGCAGGGCAGGATCCACGGGCAGCAGCCGGTGCGAGGTAGCGTGCGAATGGGCTTCCTCGAAGGCGCCGTACGCCACCGCACCCGCGGGTGCGTGCCGGGTGGAATGGATGTAGTAGGAGCCCAGCATGTCGGCGACGAGCCGGCCCAGACCGGTGGCGGTCTCGGCGTAGCCGATGGTCACCACCTCGGGGTGGGCGACGGGCAGGTCCCAGAGCCGTTCACGGGCATACTGCAGCCGGGCGCGCGGTGTGCGGGCCGCGGCGTGCCGGCCGCCGTCGTCGTTTGCCCGCCTGGATCCGGCTGTACTCTCGCAGTCCTCGAGCACCGCCGCAAGGTCGGCTGCGACGCCGCGCAGCACGGCGTCGTCCACCGTGCTGCCGAGTGCCGCTCCGGCCAGTGCGCCGAGAAGCTCTCCGGCAGCCAGGACGAGCGCCGGTTCGGTAGGTACATGTTTGGCCAGCACGCGGGACACGAGCAGGTGCGCGCGGCGGGGGTTGCGGCGCAATGCCAGTCCCACCAGGTCCTCTACCGGCAACAGCGCTGCAGGATCAGAGGTGATCCGCACTCCCAGGGCCTCGTTCACAAATCCGCCGGTCCAGGGGTGGTGCTTCAATTCATGCTCGCTTCCAGAAGATCTACATAGGTGATGTCGGGGGCTGCCACGCCGAAGGCAGCGGCCCGGACGAGGGTGGAAGCTGCCCACGCCTGATGCGGTTTCATTTCGTTCATCTTGTTGCGGTACGGCGACGCCGCGGCGCCGCCCCCGGCCTCGCCGGAAATGTGGAGGGCATCCAGGTATGCCTCGTGGCTGATCACGGACATGGCGTGGACCAGGGGAACATGCGAGGGGTGGATGACGGTCTTGCCGAGCAGTCCGTTGGCCTGGTCCAGTTCGATTTCGCGGATGAGCCCGTCCAGGTTCGCCGTCAGCAGCCGCTGGCGCAGGCCCAGCTCGTCGGCGTCCGCGAAGGGGGAGGAACGAAGCATCGGGCGCAGCAGGCGCTCGCCGGAGCTGTAGTGTTCCCAGACCGGGCCGCTGATGACAAAGCCGCCCGGCCTGCCGAGCATGTTGACGATGTCCCCGATCACCGCGGAGACCACCTTGACGTCGTAAATGGTGAGGTCCCGGGAACGGCGCAGCCCGTAGGCGCTGGACATGTCCGTGGCGCCGATCCGCACGGCCAGGATGTCCGGCCGGTTCGCTTCCAGTACGTCGAAGATGCCGCCGAGGGTATGCGTGCGGGTCTCGGCGTGGATCATCAGCGGAGACTCGAGGATCGGCATGATCCGCAGCGGCCTGGCACCGGGATCGGCGGCCCAGCGGGCGTCGTTCACGGTGTGCAGGGCGTCGAGGAAGCGCTGGGCGGCACCGGACGTGTTCTCGAACTTCGGAATCACGAACCCGGTGAGGACGTCCAGGGTCTGCCCGCCGCGTTCTGCGAGGCCCAGCAGCTGTTCGGGCGTGCGGACGCGGACGAAGAGCATCAGGTCTTCGGGGTCGCCGGCTTTCCGGATGCCGGCAGCGTGCAGCTCGGCGAGGGCTTCCACCACGTTGGTCTCCGCTGCCGGAACCTCGGCGTCGGCAATGGAATCCTCCAGGCAGATGACCATGCTGACGGCTCCGCGGGCAGCCTGTTTGCGGACGTCCTTGACCAGGTCCGGGCGGGTTGCGGGGCAGTAAAGCGTGGCCCCGAGCGCGGTCGCCAGCAGTCCGGCGTCGGAATCGAGGGTCAGTTCCTGCGGTGCGAGGTGGAACAGACGGGCGGTTTCCGGCTCGCTGAGGTAGGAGAAATGGCGCACCGGGCTACCGCCCCTGGTAGGGGAGGCGGGTGGTCATGGTGAAGCCGAAGGCCTCCCAGATGGCTTTGAACTCCATGCCGTACGGCAGTTCCTCGGCCCGGAGCTCGAGTACGTCGTCAATGCGGATCACGGAGAGCGCGTAGTAGCTGCGGTGGCCGGCCTGCGCCGGGATGGTCACCGACTTGCCGTTGTAGACCCCCACGCTCATGGGCTGCTTCGGCTTCGGGAAGAACAGTGCCCGGCGCAGCATTCGAACATGGCGCAGCGGAACCAGCGCGAGGTCATCTTCATAGCCGACCAGCGGCCGGTTGCCCGGAGCCTGGACCTGGACGCCGTCCAGGTCTTCGGGCCGGAACTCGCCGGCGGAAATGGAGCCGGTGCTGTATCCCGGGCCCTCCCACACCGCACGCACGGTACCGGCAACCACGAGGCTGCCCACGGCGGATTCCATGGGGGTCAGGCGCAGTACCGGGTTCTGCCGGTCCAGGCTGCGCAGCTCGCCCATGCCCGGTGCCGGGAAGAGCCTGTTGTGCAGGGGCTCCACCCGTACCGGTTCGGAAGTGCGGGAGGACGACGTTGGCCGTGGTGCTGCGGGGGCAGCGGCCCGGCTGCTGGCCGCCTCGGCATTCGGGGACAAGCCCAGCGAAAGCGACGGGGAGACCGACGGCGCGGGCTGCTGCCGCGGCGGCGGGGACAGTGAAAGGGACCCCGGAGCCGGAGCCGGAGCCGGAGTAGCAGGGGTGGCCGGCCGGGCGGCGGGGGTGGACGCGTGGGGTGTGGAAGTGCGCGGCGCTGCGGCAGGGGCCGGCGGCGTCCGCGGCGGGGGGGCAGCCTGCGGCGCCGGGGCAGCTTGGGGCGCAGCCGGAGCGGCAGCGCGCGGTTTAACCCGGCGGCTCAGGAAGGGAAGGTCGGTGCGGACGGCCGACGAGCGGTTGACGGCCATCGCCTAGAGATCGAATCCGAAGTCGGCAGCCAGTCCGCGCAGGCCGGTGGTGTACCCCTGGCCCAGGGCGCGGAACTTCCAGTCGGTGCGGTGCCGGTACAGCTCGCCGAACATCATGGCGGTGATGCTGTCCCGGTTCGCCGAGGGCAGGTCGAACCGGACCAGCTCCCCGCCGTTGGGCCGTGCCACCCGGATGTAGGCGCTGCGCACGGCGGCGAAGGTGCCCGGTCCGCGCATCTCCGGGTCGGCGTAGACGGCGAAGACGATCTTGGAGACGGCGTCCGGCACCCGGGACAGGTCGACGTCGATCTGCTCGGTGTCGTCGTCGCCCTCGAACACCACGGAACCCTCCGGGCTGGCGATCTGGTTGAAGAAGACCAGGTGCTCGTCGGAGAGGACCCGGCCGTCGGAGCCGCACAGCAGGGTCAGCGGAACGAGTTCGGCGGCGGGCCCGCGGCTGGGGATCACGTCCCAGCCCAGTCCCACCAGGACGGAGCTGAGGCCGGGGTTTTCGGCGGTGAGGGCGGCATTGGCGCCGGCTACCAGGGTTCCCATCAGCGGTCCCCGAGGGTCAGGGAGGAGGGGGAGAACTTGTCATCGAGGAACCGTCCGTGGGTGGACAGCTCGGCAATGGCGCCGGTGCGGACCTGGTTCTCCAGGTCCCGGGCAATGCCTTCCAGGATGGTGAGTTGGTCAACGAGCAATGTGGTGGCCTCTGAACTCTCGGTCCGCTCCCGGTCGCTGAGGGCCACGTAGGCACGCAGGGGCGTAGGGAGGTAATTGGTAATGATGGCGTTGAGCAGCACGCGCTGCTCGGTGGAGGCGCCGTGGCTGCCCACGTATTCGACCAACGGCGCCAGGATGTCATCGATCTGCCGGACCATGGAGGACACCAGGGTCGGCAGGGCGGCGCCCGCCCGGCGCACGGCCCTGCGCAGGTTCTCCAGGGACTTCACGGTCTCCTGGTGTTCGGCGTCAGGGCCCGACGGCGGCGTGGCCGCGGACAGCGCCGGTGGCGGTTCCGGCTCCGGCGAGTTGCCGAAGAGGGAACCGAAGAACCTGCCTACTGCCATGGCCTGCTCCTACCCACCGGTGCTGTCCTGCCCGGCATTTAGCGGGACTCGCTCTGGCGGGAGCGCTCGAGGTACGGCTTGGCCTGCGTGATGGTGGATTCCAGGGACTTCACGGTCCCTTCCATATTGCGGGCCGCTTCCGAGCGGAACGTGTCGATCGCGTCCATGGTCTGGTACACGTTGTCGAACGCCTTCTGCAGGGTTTCCACGCTCACGCCGGAGCTGGAGGCCTGCTGGTGGATCCGGGCGGTCTGGTCCTTGAGCATTTCGCTGGTGCTCAGGATCATGTTGTTCGTGGTGGTGTTCACCGCGTCGATCTGGTCCAGCACCATCTTCTGGTTGGCCAGGGCCTGGGCCACGATGACGGCGGTGCGCAGCGCGGAAATGGTGGTGGTGCGCGCCCGCTCCACACCCTTGATCAGTTCCACGTTGTTCTTGCGGATCAGGTCCATGGCGAGGTAGCCCTGCACGGACACGGCCAGCTGGGTGAGGATGTCCTGGCGGCGCTGGCGGATGGGGAAGAGGACATCCGCTTCCAGGGCGTTGGCCTGCTCGATCTGCCCGGAGTTCTTGAGCTTGTCCACCTTTTCCACGCAGGCCGCATCCAGGGACTCGGCGAGCACGGAGTATTCGCTCAGGGTCTGCATGGTCTTCCACAGCTCCACCTTTTCCCCGGCGAGGGAGGCGTTGTCCTTGAGCAGTTCATCCTGGCCGGCCATCAGGGCCTTGATGATCTTGTCCAGCTGGACCTGCGCGGACTCGTACTTCTGGAAGTACTTCGCCAGCTTGTTGCCGCCGGGGATGATGCCGAGGATCTTGCGTCCGGTGCCCAGGTTCGCCTGGTTCGGGGTGAGGTCCTCGACGGTGCTGCGCAGGTCGCCCAGGGTGACGGCGACCTTCTTCTGCGCATCGTTGCCGGACTTCTTCGCCCCGGCCACGGAGGTGGAGGAACGGTCCAGCAGACGGGTGGAGTATCCGGCGGACTGCACCATTTCCGCACCGGCCAGCTTGTTGATGGAATCCACCTGGGCGGTGAACTCGGGGCTGCGGGCGTCCAGCTTGGAGACTTCCTCCATGAACGACTTGGCCTGGGCGGCGATTTCGACGCGGCGTTCCTCCGGCACCGGAACCATGCCCGGGGCGCTCTCGGGAGCGACCGGAGCGGGCGGTTCCGGGGCTTTCAGCACCAGGGCGGCTTCGGTGGCGTCCGGGGGAGTCAACGGTGTGGTCATGGTCCAGCCTTTTCTTGTGAGCTGCGTATACGGATGCGGGGAGTGTCCCGGCCTGCGGAACACTCCCCGCAGGGTGTAACTGGAAAAGCGAGTCTAGCTGAGCTGCACGCCGAAATCGGTGGCGATGCCGGCCAGGCCGGTGGCGTAGCCCTGGCCTACGGCCTTGAACTTCCACTCGCCGTTGTTGCGGTACACCTCGGCGAAGATCATGGAGGTCTCCGGCGCGGCGTCCTCG is a window of Arthrobacter sp. zg-Y1171 DNA encoding:
- a CDS encoding phosphoribosyltransferase domain-containing protein — translated: MKHHPWTGGFVNEALGVRITSDPAALLPVEDLVGLALRRNPRRAHLLVSRVLAKHVPTEPALVLAAGELLGALAGAALGSTVDDAVLRGVAADLAAVLEDCESTAGSRRANDDGGRHAAARTPRARLQYARERLWDLPVAHPEVVTIGYAETATGLGRLVADMLGSYYIHSTRHAPAGAVAYGAFEEAHSHATSHRLLPVDPALLNSPTPVVLVDDELSTGATVINTITELHAAAPHPLYVVASLIDLRSDADRARFDELADALGCSIRVVALGTGSIELGEDILARAEELISGLAPPEPACAEPAGAEPAGTEPAALSAAVSDPGRVTVLDYSSAARSLRSDRFGNRAGISSEYLGTLPDALPGAVSAESLALVASRISAALPASAESVLVLGCEEFIHVPLTIANAVAEALPGATVRFSTTTRSPIVPIDRSDYAIANAVDFASHDVTEDGPGPRHAYNVGPRRAADDSASDTGFDSIVLLPEPGTDPASISGPGSVTEALRAVTGAVVVVLLPADVPAPEDWTGSVAAAVPLTGPEFGSYAPEDVTWLLKDLRDAKLEAPTAEREAAIQSGGANYAESLPMEYLPSAQYQDLYEEALRRSAPRVASAVGTVTELALAARNREPVLVSLARAGTPIGILMRRWAQRMHGLDLPHYTMSIVRGVGMDETALRYLARTYSPERILFVDGWTGKGAITRELTAALDKFEATDGVRFSPELAVLADPGHSVGLFGTREDYLIPSACLNSTVSGLVSRTVFNKDLIAPDDFHGAKFYAHLAGADVSRDFLTAIERHFDDVRPEAEAAAASLAAADRTPTWVGWQAVERLSEEYGIHNVNLVKPGVGETTRVLLRRVPWKVLVHPGALEDVAHVLLLAEQRGVPVEEVPDLPFSCVGLIHPRFTAGAVGADGRAVAAAVPGADA
- a CDS encoding thiolase family protein; the protein is MTEAYLVSGVRTPVGRYGGALSSVRPDDLAALVLQEAVARAGVNPADVDEVLLGNTNQAGEDNRNVARMAALLAGFPDTVPAMTVNRLCASGLSAIITASQMIRSGAADIVVAGGVESMSRAPWVLAKPEKAFAKPGELADSAIGARFTNPRFYDLPGTTYSMPETAEELAARDGISREDSDAFALRSHHRALAAIDEGRFTDEIVPVETKKGVVKTDEGPRRETSMEALAKLRPIVRSDGVVTAGNSSSLNDGASAVVVASASAVRRLGLNARARIVDGASAGVAPAVMGIGPVPATQKVLDRAGWSLGDIEAVELNEAFAAQSLACIRALNLDESIVNRDGGAIALGHALGSSGSRLTVTMLNRMEREGASKSLVTMCVGLGQGVSMLLERV
- a CDS encoding acyl-CoA dehydrogenase family protein, producing the protein MSTPTTPSTPASPDPAAPDLETLRTASDVLGLDGLLSEDELALRAKVRAFVDERIRPNIKDWYEDAVFPVEIVRELGDLGVLGMHLEGYGCPGRSAVEYGIAAMELEAGDSGLRTFVSVQGSLAMTAIHKWGSEEQKNRYLPGMARGELIGCFGLTEPTAGSDPSSMSTFAVHDGDGWVLSGAKRWIGLASIADVAVVWAQTDDGVRGFLVPTDTPGFSAVPIEPKLSMRASIQCDVFLEDVRLPGSALLPGAKGLRGPFSCLNEARYGILWGSMGAARDSYEEALKYSLERLQFDKPLAAYQITQEKLVNMLLEIQKGVLLAIHTGRLKDAGTLAPVQISVGKLNNVREAIAICRDARAILGGNGITLDYSPLRHANNLESVRTYEGTDEVHTLILGQHITGISAFR
- a CDS encoding HAD family hydrolase, which produces MLASDLDRTLIYSANALFLNTEDALAPAMVVAEVYEGKPLSFMTRAAEALLVSAAEVSVFVPVTTRTVAQYRRIQLPGPTPEYAVTTNGGVILHHGEPDADWQASVRGLVGSGCAPLAEVEAYLGRPEFHEWILKLRSAEDLFVYAIVDRDALPGEFLLALEDWCDARGWTVSLQGRKLYCVPTPVTKQQAVAEVARRIGADRIIAAGDSLLDRPMLECADVAFRPAHGELDDAGYFDPHLQVTEARGILAGEEIVRLMLGLVRG
- a CDS encoding HpcH/HpaI aldolase/citrate lyase family protein, translating into MRHFSYLSEPETARLFHLAPQELTLDSDAGLLATALGATLYCPATRPDLVKDVRKQAARGAVSMVICLEDSIADAEVPAAETNVVEALAELHAAGIRKAGDPEDLMLFVRVRTPEQLLGLAERGGQTLDVLTGFVIPKFENTSGAAQRFLDALHTVNDARWAADPGARPLRIMPILESPLMIHAETRTHTLGGIFDVLEANRPDILAVRIGATDMSSAYGLRRSRDLTIYDVKVVSAVIGDIVNMLGRPGGFVISGPVWEHYSSGERLLRPMLRSSPFADADELGLRQRLLTANLDGLIREIELDQANGLLGKTVIHPSHVPLVHAMSVISHEAYLDALHISGEAGGGAAASPYRNKMNEMKPHQAWAASTLVRAAAFGVAAPDITYVDLLEASMN